CGGAACGGGTGTGGGCTACTTCCCACAGGCCTACGACCGGGAAACTAACCACAAAAATACCATCGTCAGCTCCCGGCTGAACGCCACCATCCAGACCCGCCTGGAGTACGATGTGGCGCTTTCTGAGCGCGTAGGCCTGTTGCTGGGCCTGGGCCTGAACCATTACTCCAACGGGGCTACCTCCAAGCCTAATTTCGGCATCAACCTACCCACGGTACTGCTGGGCCTCAACTACCATCAGCAGCGGCCCTTCTCGCCGCTGCCCATCGGCGAAGCTGCCCTCATGCCGCCCGATGTGGGCCGCAGCTTTCTGGAGATAAGTACTACCGCCGGCGTAAAGCAGCTGGACGTGCAAAACAGTCAGAAGTATTGGGTGAACTCCGTGACGGTAGCTGCCGGGCGCCGCGTAAACCGGAAAAGCAACCTCGTAGTAGGCCTGGAAGGCTTTTATGACCGTAGTCTGGCCGCCGAGCTGCGTGATACTGCCCGCACCACCGACAACCTGCCCGATGTGAAAAAAGCCGGCGTGTACCTGGGCCACGAGCTGTTGTTTGGCCGGCTGGCCTTCGTCTCGCACCTGGGGTTTTACGTCTACAATCCCTACAAATCCAACAAGTTCTACTACGAGCGGCTGGGCCTGAAATACTTCTTCACGGAGCGCTTTTTCGGCAATATTGATCTGAAAGTACACCGCGGTGCCGCCGATGTAGTGGAGTGCCGACTGGGCATGCGGCTGTAGCGCAGCTTCGCTTCAGACATCGAATTCTGCAGTTCAGCGCCGCTTTTCGGGAGCTGGGTAAGATGTAATGGGCGCACTGCTGCCGGGCGGTGATATTGCCTCATCATTCATCCTCTCCATCGGCTTTCTATATGGAAACCTTCCTGCTCCTGAACCGCTGGCTGCATATTGCCGCCGGTTTCACCGGATTCTTTGTAGCCCCCGTGGCGCTAGCGGTACGGAAAGGCGGAACGGCTCATCGGTTGTGGGGCCGGGTATTCTTCTGGTCGATGCTGGTAGCTGGTAGCACGGCTATTGTTTCGGCAAGCCTGCAGGGACTGACGTTTCTGCTGCTTACCGGCATTTTTAGCCTCTATCTGGCACAGTTTGGCTACCGCTCCCTGCAGCATAAGCGCATGGGGGAGGGCCAGCAGCCTGCCTTCTACGATTGGGCGAGTGGCCTACTTGGCCTAATCATCTTTCTCGGAACAGTGGCCTACGGAGTGCTGCACCGCCCCTTCAACCCGGTGCCTCTGGTATTCGGTGGTATTGGCGTCATGACGACGGTCCGGCAGCTGCTGGCTTTCCGCCGACCCGGCGCCTGGCCAGCGGGCCAATGGCTGCGCAATCATATTTCCGGCTTTGTGGGCTCCTACATTGCCGCCGTATCGGCCTTCTCGGCCACCAGCCTGAAGTTCATTCCGTTTCCAATCAACTTCCTGTGGCCTACCGCCGTGTTGGTGCCTTTGCTGATCTGGCTACAGCGGCGCTACGTGCCCACTAGGGGCAGCAGTTCTGCGCTGGCGGCTGTTAGTGTCAGTAAATAGGCAAAGGTCTCTAACGTAAAAGTTAGCAGGAACTTATCAGGCGCTAACCAGTGCCTGGTTGATGCGCTTGACCAAGCCAGGACCTTCATAAATAAAGCCCGTGTAGAGCTGAATCAGGGAGGCGCCTGCTGCCAGTTTCTCCTGTGCATCCTGAGGCGAATGAATACCGCCAACCCCAATAATAGGTAGCTGCCCGGAGCTGTGCCGATGCAGGTAGCGGATTACTTCGGTGGCTCGCTGCCGCAGTGGTTTGCCGCTAAGCCCACCGGCTCCCAGCGCGGCTACTTGCCCGGCCGGTGTCAGCAATCCGTCGCGGCTGATGGTAGTATTGGTGGCTACTAGGCCACTCAGGTTGGTTTCGCGGGCGATGAGCAGGATGTCGTCGAGCTGGCCATCCGTTAGGTCGGGGGCTATTTTGAGGAGCAGTGGCCTAGGCGTGGGCAACGACTGGTTACGCTCCTGCACTTGTTGCAATAGCTGAATCAGGGGTTCGCGCTCCTGCAGCTGGCGCAAATTAGGCGTGTTCGGCGACGATACATTCACCACAAAGTAGTCCACCACCTCATGCAGGGCTTCTACGCAGGCCACGTAGTCGTGGGCCGCTAGCTCATTAGGCGTATCCTTGTTCTTGCCGATGTTACCGCCAATCAGCATATCGGAGCGGCGGTGACGCAGGCGGGCAGCAGCTGCCGTCGCGCCCTCGTTATTAAAGCCCATTCGGTTGATGAGGGCCTCATCGGTGGGCAGCCGGAACAAGCGCGGTGTCGGGTTTCCCGGCTGTGGCCGCGGAGTCACCGTCCCGATTTCCACAAACCCAAAGCCCAGCGCAGCCAGCTCATCCGTCAGCACAGCGTTCTTGTCAAAGCCCGCCGCCAGGCCCACCGGATTCCGGAAAGTCAGCCCAAATACCTCCCGTTCCAGGCCAGAGTCGCGAAAATCGTAGAGCCCCCGTAGCAGCGCCGTAGCACCCGGCATCCGGCTCATCCGTTTCAGGTTATCAAATACCAGATGATGAGCCCGCTCGGCGTCGAGCTGGAAAAAAAGAGGTTTCAGCAGAGCTTTGTACATGGCCCTGCAAAGATGGTGAAATTGTGAGATGGTGAGTTGGACGTGCTAATTGCGCAATTGGCGCAGTCTAGGCCAGTAGAACGTCCATCTCACAATTTCACCTCCTATCCCGCCCAGCCTTCGCGGTCGAGGCTGCGGTACTGGATAGCTTCGGCCAGGTGCTCTATTCGGATGTCGTCGGTGCCAGCTAGGTCGGCAATGGTGCGCGCTACTTTCAGAATACGGTCGTAGGCGCGGGCTGATAGGCCTAGGCGCTCCATGGCGGTCTTGAGCAGCGTGTGGCCAGCCTGGTTGATGCGACAAATATCCTTCACCATCTGAGAAGGCATCATGGCGTTGGAATGGATATCCGGAAACTCCCGAAACCGCTCGGCCTGGCGCTGCCGGGCACCTTCCACCCGCTGCTGAATATCTTGGCTGGTTTCGGAGCGGCGCGTTTCCGTCATCTGGTCGAACGTGACGGGCGTTACTTCCACGTGCAGATCAATTCGGTCCAGCAGGGGGCCACTCACCTTATTGAGGTAGCGCTGCACCACACCGGGGCCGCACACGCATTCCTTCTCGGGGTGGTTGTAGTAGCCGCAAGGGCAGGGGTTCATGCTGGCTATGAGCATGAAGTTTGCCGGAAAGTCGATGCTGAGCTTAGCCCGCGAAATGGTCACGCGGCGTTCTTCCAAGGGCTGCCGCATTACTTCCAGCACGGTGCGCTTAAACTCCGGCAGCTCATCCAGAAACAGCACACCGTTGTGCGCCAAGGAAATCTCGCCCGGCTGCGGGTTGCCGCCGCCACCTACCAGCGCCACATCCGAAATAGTATGGTGCGGACTTCTAAAAGGTCTTGAGTTCAGCAACGAGCTGTTTGTGCCCAGCTTGCCCGCTACCGAGTGAATTTTCGTGGTTTCCAGCGCTTCCTGCATGTTCAGGGCCGGCAAAATACTGGGCAGCCGTTTGGCCAGCATCGTTTTGCCGGCACCCGGAGGGCCCACCATTATTACGTTGTGTCCGCCCGCCGCTGCTATTTCCAGGGCACGCTTAATGTTTTCCTGGCCTTGCACATCCGCAAAGTCGGCGGCGTACTGGTTGGCGGTGTTCTGAAATACGTCGCGCGTGTCAATTACCAGCGGCTCTATGTGCTGGCGTCCTTCCAGAAAGTCTACAGCTTCCTGCATCGTCTCGACAGGAATAATGTCGAGGTTATTGACAATAGCGGCTTCCAGCGCATTCTCTTTGGGCAGAATAAAGCCTTTGAAGCCTTCCTTGCGGGCCTGAATAGCAATGGGTAATACGCCCCGAATAGGCCGTAATGCCCCATCAAGGGCCAGTTCGCCCATCACCACATACTGGCCTAGTAGCTCCGTATTGAGTTGCTGCGAGGCATGCAGAATGCCCAGCGCAATGGGCAAGTCGTAGGAGGAACCTTCCTTGCGGATATCGGCGGGCGCCATATTCACCACCACTTTGGTGCGAGGCATGCGGTAATTCTTAAACTTGAGCGCAGCCTCCACCCGTTGCTGGCTCTCCTTAATAGCATTATCAGGCAGGCCCACCACAAAAAAGCCTGTTCCTTGCGATACAACTACTTCAATGGTAATAGTATAAGCATTAACTCCTTGCACGGAAGAGCCGAAGGTTTTAGTAAGCATATATCAAAAAATACAGCTGAACAGTAATAGGAAAATTTCGAGTACAAAGATACCGCGTCACCCATAAATCTAGGCCACTCTTCGCCTAACGAAAAGGCGTATTGATCGGGGAAAAGCCAGCTTACACCTTGCTCCTCCCCAATCAATACGCCTTTTGCACTCTCAGTACCGTGGTATTATTTTACCAGTTGCTCAATCAGCATGATCATGATGTGAATGGCCTTAATGTGGACTTCCTGGATACGATCGGCGTAGCCCATATGAGACACCCGGATCTCTACGTCGCTGATATGGGCCAGTTTGCCACCGTCTTTACCCGTCAGGCTCACCACTTTCATGCCGGCTTCCTTTGCTGCTTCGGCGGCCAAGAGGACGTTAGGCGAGTTGCCGCTGGTGCTGATGGCGAGCAATACGTCACCGGGGCGGCCTAGCGCCTCCACATAGCGGCTGAACACGTAGTCGTAACCGAAATCGTTGGCTACGCAGCTCATGTGAGATGCTTCGGTGAGGGCAATGGCGGCCAGGGCGCGGCGGTTCTGGCGGTAGCGGCCCGTGAGTTCCTCCGCAAAATGCTGGGCATCGCAGAGGCTGCCGCCGTTGCCGCAGGTCAGCACTTTACCGCCTTCATCAAGCGCACCGGCTATCAGGCGCGCGGCTTGCTCAATTGCCTGCAGGTTGGCAGGGTCTTGCAGAAATCGGTCGAGGACGGCGCGGGCTTCGGTCAGCTCGGCCTGAACGAGGTTGGTAAGCAGTTCGGACACGGGTAGAAAAGAATGCTAGGCCAGGGGCTGGCCCGAAGAATCGTAGGGGGTAGAAGAAGGGGCCGTGGGCGTGGAGGGCGGCACGTAGCCTTCGGGAATGGTGGTGACGCCGGTACGCGGGGCGGCGCCGGGCATGCGCTCTGTGAGGCGCTGCTGTTCCATCTGCTGGTCGTAAAGGCGGGCTTTCAGCTCATTGATCTTGCCTTCGCGCGCCGTAATGTCGCGCCGCAGCATGGTGCTGTCCAGGTTCTCCGTAATCAACTGCAGGCCTAGCAAGATGATGGCCGTAATGAACAGGCCGAAAAACAACGATTCCGGCGAGCCAGCCATGTTCGAGAAGGAATTTCGTACGGCTGGGCTGAGCAGGATCAATAGGCCTAGCAGCAGAAATACCATTACCAGAATGGTTATCAAACGTTTGATTGCAAGCATGGATTTCAGAAGCTAAGAGGGGAAAACAAAGCGTATAGTACGCAGAAGCAGGGTTGGCGGACTAAATATAGTGTTTTGCCAGTCTAATACGCTTTTGCTACTGTTCAGCTTTCTGCCGTTGCACTAAGCTGGGAGCCCTAGTATAGGCTAGGCCTATACCAAGGCTGCGTTGGTGGTCTGCATCAGGCTCAGGCGCTTGTACAGGCCACCTTCGTTGCGCAGCAACTGCTCATGGGTGCCGCGCTCTACAATACGGCCGTGCTGGAGCACCACAATCTCATCGGCGTGCTGCACGGTGCTCAGGCGGTGGGCAATGACCAGGGAGGTGCGGTTTTGCATGAGCCGCGTGAGGGCTTCCTGTACGAGTTTTTCGCTTTCCGTATCGAGGGCAGAGGTGGCCTCGTCCAGAATTAGGATGGGCGGGTTGCGCAGAATGGCGCGGGCAATGCTCAGGCGCTGCCGCTGCCCACCTGAAAGCCGGGAGCCCCGGTCGCCGATAACCGTTTGGTAGCCTTCTGGCGAGGCCGTGATGAAGTCGTGGGCATTAGCAATGCGGGCGGCTTCCATTACCTCGGCCTCGGTGGCCTGGGTGTTGAAGCGAATATTGTTAAAGATGGTATCGTTGAACAGAATGCTTTCCTGCGTGACGATGCCCATCTGGTCGCGGACGGAGTGAATGGTGCAGTCGCGCACGTCGTGGCCATCGATGAGCATCTGGCCGCCTGTGGGGTCGTAGAAGCGGGGCAGCAGGTCGGCGAGAGTGCTTTTGCCGCCGCCGCTAGGGCCTACCAGCGCCACGGTCTTGCCTTTCTGAATGGTGAGGTTGATATCCTGGAGCACGGGCGTATCGCCGTAGCTGAATTGTAGGTTGCGTAGCTCAATCTGCTGCTCAAAGGGCGGCAACACCTTGGCATCGGGCTTGTCGCGGATAGCGGGCTCGGTGTCAATAATGCTCAGCACTCGTTCGCCGGCCACCAGGCCCCGCTGGATGTTGCCGAACGATGACGACAACGCCTTAGCCGGCGTAAGCACTTGCGAAAACAGAATCACATAGCCAATAAACGTCTCGCCCGTCAGGTTCGATTGGCCACCCAGAATCAGCGTGCCGCCAAAATATAAGAGGCCCGCTACGACTGAAACGCCAGCAAATTCGGAGAATGGAGAGGCCAGGTCGCGGGTGTTGTCGATGGCGCGGGAGGTGCGGGCATATTGGTCGTTCTGGGCTTCAAACTTGCCTTTAATATAGTCCTGGGCGTTAAAGGCTTTGATAACCCGCACGCCGCCCAGCGTTTCATCAATCACGGAAAGCATGGTGCCGAGGGTACTCTGGCTTTGCTTGGCCTGGGTGCGCAGGCGCTTGGCCACCGTGGCAATAACGCCGCCCGAAATCGGTAGCAGAATCAGGGTAAATAGCGTCAGCGGCACCGAAATATGGAACAACACCACAAAGTAAGCCACTATCGTGAGCGGTTCCTTGATAACGGCCGTCATAGTGTTTACCACGGAAGTTTCCACTTCCTGCACGTCGCTAGTGAAGCGCGACATCAGGTCGCCTTTGCGCTCGTTGCTAAAAAAGCTGAGCTGTAGGCCAATGATACGGTGGTATAGGTCGTGGCGCAGGTTTCGGATAACGCGGGCGCGCACCTTGGCCAGCAGTCGCAGGCTCAGGTAGCGGAAAACGTTGCTTAGCAACACCGATATCACTACCACCACGCACACAAACGCCAGCGCGCCCAGCTTGCCGCGGTCGGCCAGCACATCGGCGAAGAAGTAATAAAACGTATCGGAAACCCACTGAATAGTGGGCGTAAATGTGGGCAACGAAGCAGGTGCCTGTAGCTTCACTGTGTCCGTCTTGTCAAACAATACCTTCAGCAGCGGAATAATGAGGGTAAAGTTGGCAATGCTGAAAATGATGGTCAGCACTGTGTACAGCAGGTATTGCGGCAGGAAAATGGCCCACGGGCGGGCGTACTGCAGAATGCGGAGGTAAGTCTTCATCGGAAGCGGCAAAGGTAGCGCATTCCCAGGGTTGGCGACTTTTTGAGCAGAAGGTACTGGCCTAGGCCACTTCTACCATCGCCACAATTTCAATCTGGCCAAGTAGCTGCTGATTGAAATCGGGCAACTCCTCGGCGGGCACGCAGAACGACTGCTGCTCTAGGCCACCAATGCTAGAGCGCACTGGGAAGCAGGCGGCATACTCCGCGTCTACAGCAAAACGCAGCACGTAGGCCACTCCAGCACCCGCGTTGTCCCAGCTGCGGGCCAGCTGGGCCGCGTAGGCCTCTTGCAGCATCGGGCAGAAGCTGGGTTGCTCTGGAAGGCGCGGCGGAAACTCCAGCCACCCCGAAGCCGCAATCAAATCCAGCTCCTGCTGATCAACAGGCCAGTACAGCAGCAAGGCAGAAGGTTCATGACGCATGGTTTTCAGGTGATGAGGTGACGGACGGTAAAGAGAGGACAAGGTAAACTGGCCTACAACTAAAAAAGAACGTCATCCTGAGCTTGCCGAAGGATCTCGCGTGCTGATGTTGAGTTAGTAACCCAATGTCTGCACGCGAAATCCTTCGGCAAGCTCAGGATGACGTTCTTTTAGGAAACTAACTGGCCTAGAACTCGTGTAGGCGCTGGGCGATGTTCCAGCGGAGCGCTACCGAGGCTAGGGCATCGGTGCCGGCCGTGAAGAACGGTACAGGCTGGTTGAGTGTGCGATGACGAACAATCATTTTACCATCGAGCCACAGGTTGTGGGCCGCCTGCCAGGTCGCCGTGAAGTCGCCGTGGAAGAGGTAAGATGTCGGGCCGCTGCCTACCATAAAGCCATATTCCCGAATCTGGCCATTGGCATCGAGGGGGCGGTTGGTGTAGGGCAGGAGCACATTGGAGCCGTAGTTCTGGCCCGCGGGGTCGAGGCCCTGCTTGCTGTAGAAGCCTTTGGCTACCACATTCAGGCGGGGCAAGGGCTGGTAGCTCACAATCCCGATCAGCTCCCACAGGTTGGCGCCCATGGGGTGAGCCAACGACTGCTGATAGTGCTGGTAGTTGCGGAATTTATCCTCGTGCTGGTACATGTAGGGCCGGATGAAGTTGAATTCACCCTGGATATCGAGGTTCCGGATACCGGCCACGTTGATGTACTTGCCGCCTAGTTGCAGGCTTTGCTTGTTGGCCCACCAGCCGTCACCGCTTCGGATCTGGCTGAGCACGAACTCATCCAGCACGAGTTGCCCGTAGAGCTGTACGCTGCGCTTGATGTTCCATTTAAAGTCTAGGCCCAGCAGCGCGTTATCCTCAGAGCCAGTACCCTGTTCCACCGCCCGATAGAAGATAATCGGGTTGAGGTACTGAAGCTCGAAACCGCGGCGGCGGGGCTGCAAAACCGGCTGACCATTCACGAGCACGCTATCCGATGTAGAAGAGTAACCGCTATACACCACGCTCTCAAACACGCCCACGTTCAGGTTAGGCAGAATATCGAAGCTTAGGTGATGGAAAGCGAGGTATTTCCGGTCGTAGGAGGCATCTACATTGGGCGCGTCGGCCGTCATCTGGGCAAACAGGTTCTCGTAATGGAACTTCCAGATGCGGGTGTTGGCCTTCAGAAACAGATAGGGTGCCGCATAATCAGACAGGATAAGGCTGCGGTAGCCGTTACCAATCTGGTTGCGGTCGTGGCCCAGCTGCAAGCTCACGTGCTTTCCGGCCGCGTAGGTTAGATAGCCACGAGCTGAGAGGAAGTCGTACTGACCCGGCGTGTTTTTGAACGGCTTCCAGAAGCCCTCATGCGGCACGGCTTTGTCGCGGTCGATGCGCTGCTGCACATATTCCGGCATAGCCATTTGGTTATCAGCCAGGAAGGTGTAGAATCCTAGGCGCTGATCGATGGTGCCTTCCAACTGCACGCCGCGGGTGTTGAGGAAGCTATAGCTCTTGCTGCCGTCGCTGTTACCTAAACTCAGGCCCAGTACCGGGTTCACGCGCAACGAAAAGTCCGGCGTTTCTACACTATAGAGGTCAGAGGGCCGCTGGTAGAAATACTTCAGAATAGGCTGGTCGCGCTGGTTGATGGCCGAATCTTGGCGGGTATCGTGCCAGTTGTCGCGGAGCAGGTACCGCACATTGAAGCGGTCCTGCCGCGAGAGGCCCGCCGAGGAATCCTGCAAAATGCGCTCGGCCAGGCGGGCCACGGCTGCCCGAGTATACGGCCGCACCGAGGTATGCAAATCTCCCAGCGAATCGGGTCCGTACTGAATGGCATAGCGGTCAATCAGGCGGTAGATATCAGCATCCAGAGGCACGTACGTGGTGCCCATAGTTGTTTTGGTGTTGGATCCTGGTTGCGCGCTCAGGTTGCTGGTCCGTTTGGGGGGGGCCAGCGGAACGGGCGTATCATACGTCACCCAGTTACCCTGGCCATCAGTAGGGCGGGTGGTGGGCGTATCCTGAGCTATGGCGGGAGCGGCCAGCAGGCTCGTCAGCCCCAGAAAAAGGAGGTAGGGTTTTCTCATAAGCAGAGCCCTTTACGCCGAAACCGACGCGCGGGTCGACAAACCTACGCAGGATCGGCAAGAGTGGGATGAGGTGCCAACGCACAGAACCAAAAAAACGTCTGCTACTGGCCTACGAAAGCGCCAGAAGTGACTTGGCGCACTACCTTTAGGCCATGCCATTGCGCTTGCTTCGCCACCACGAAATAGACCTTGCTGCCTGGGATGCCTGCGTGTCCTCGGCCCGCGAGGTAGTGCCCTACGCGCACTCGTGGTGGCTGCAGGCTACCGCTGGCCGCTGGGACGCGCTGGTAAAAACAGACGATGAAACTGGCCGCTATCTGAGCATATGGCCCCTGCCCATAAAGCGTCGGCTGAGTGGCCTAGAGGTGTACCAGCCGCCCTTCACGCAGCAGCTAGGCCTGCTCACGTCCCAAAAACAGGTGCGTCCGGCCATTCGGGAAGTGTGGGACCATAGGAGTGCGGGGCTGCGCTATACAAAGATCTACACCCAATTCAACGACCAAAACGAACTAGTGCCTGCCGGAAAATTTTCGATAGGCCTAGGCCACAGTTTTTTGGTCTGCACGCACCGGCAAACGTATCAGCTAAGCCTGGCAGTGGCCTACGAGACGTTGGAAGTGGCCTACGCCGCCGACTACCGCCGCCGGTTGCGTCAGCTTTACGCCTCTCGTCTCACAGTCAGGGCCACCACTGACGCTGAGCCATTGCTGACGCTTTTCCAAGAAACCAAGGGCTATGAGGCTGGTCTGAAACGCCGGCATTACAGCGTGTTGCGTAACCTACTAGTGGCTCTGCAGCAGCGCCAACTGTCGGAAATACTGGAAGTATGGCACCCCGAAACCAAAGAGCTTCTGGCCGCTGCCTTGTTTGTGAAGTACCGTACCCGCCTGATTTACCTGTTTGCAGCTGCCTCTGCCGAAGGCAAAAAAGCGGGCGCACCACTACTGCTGCTCGACCACCAGATTCGACGCTATGCGGGTACGCCGGGGCTGATTCTGGATTTTGAAGGCGGTATGATACCGTCAATTGCTCGTTTTTTCGCCAATTTCGGGGCCACGCCCGTGCCGTACGCGGCCTTCTCCTGTATTTCTCACCGACCTTGGTATCTCTCATGGATGCGCTGAAGCCTACCTCTGCCGATTCTCTCGCCGCCGCTCCGGCCGCTGCGCCTGCCTATGACTCCGACCGCGTGCATGTTGTGTGCGCTGAGCCCTCCATTGCCAACCATTTTCTGGCCGAGCTACGCGACGTAACGGTGCAGCAGGATTCCCTCCGCTTCCGCCGCAACCTGCAGCGCCTCGGCGAAATCATGGCCTACCGCATCAGCTCGCAGCTCAGCTACACCGATAAAACGGTGAAGACGCCGCTGGGCGAATCCAGCAGCAAACACCTGCACGATTTTCCGGTGCTGGCCACCGTGCTGCGCGCCGGCCTGCCCTTCCACCAGGGCTTTCTGAATTACTTCGACCAGTCGCCTTCTGCTTTTGCGGCGGCTTATCGCATCGAGGGTACGGCCCAGGTGCAGGTGCAAGTCGATTATCTATCGGCCCCCAGCCTGGATGAGCGTGTCCTGATCCTGGTTGACCCAATGTTGGCCTCCGGTA
The Hymenobacter gelipurpurascens DNA segment above includes these coding regions:
- a CDS encoding acyloxyacyl hydrolase — encoded protein: MMIRYKVLLSSLLLGGSISQSWGQAGKPAEPAGPLVIGAYGLGSFVVAHTPSVKHLSVSHPTGVELNVQRQTNGSAPWHAWYRYPKIGFALTYYDYHNPVLGQSYAAGVYINKSFWRTRRQELNFRIGTGVGYFPQAYDRETNHKNTIVSSRLNATIQTRLEYDVALSERVGLLLGLGLNHYSNGATSKPNFGINLPTVLLGLNYHQQRPFSPLPIGEAALMPPDVGRSFLEISTTAGVKQLDVQNSQKYWVNSVTVAAGRRVNRKSNLVVGLEGFYDRSLAAELRDTARTTDNLPDVKKAGVYLGHELLFGRLAFVSHLGFYVYNPYKSNKFYYERLGLKYFFTERFFGNIDLKVHRGAADVVECRLGMRL
- the upp gene encoding uracil phosphoribosyltransferase; amino-acid sequence: MHVVCAEPSIANHFLAELRDVTVQQDSLRFRRNLQRLGEIMAYRISSQLSYTDKTVKTPLGESSSKHLHDFPVLATVLRAGLPFHQGFLNYFDQSPSAFAAAYRIEGTAQVQVQVDYLSAPSLDERVLILVDPMLASGKSLVQTYRAMLRFGTPRQVHIAAVIASPQGVEYVTREVPEANLWVAAIDDHLNDQAYIVPGLGDAGDLSYGSKL
- a CDS encoding quinone-dependent dihydroorotate dehydrogenase, which translates into the protein MYKALLKPLFFQLDAERAHHLVFDNLKRMSRMPGATALLRGLYDFRDSGLEREVFGLTFRNPVGLAAGFDKNAVLTDELAALGFGFVEIGTVTPRPQPGNPTPRLFRLPTDEALINRMGFNNEGATAAAARLRHRRSDMLIGGNIGKNKDTPNELAAHDYVACVEALHEVVDYFVVNVSSPNTPNLRQLQEREPLIQLLQQVQERNQSLPTPRPLLLKIAPDLTDGQLDDILLIARETNLSGLVATNTTISRDGLLTPAGQVAALGAGGLSGKPLRQRATEVIRYLHRHSSGQLPIIGVGGIHSPQDAQEKLAAGASLIQLYTGFIYEGPGLVKRINQALVSA
- the lpcA gene encoding D-sedoheptulose 7-phosphate isomerase gives rise to the protein MSELLTNLVQAELTEARAVLDRFLQDPANLQAIEQAARLIAGALDEGGKVLTCGNGGSLCDAQHFAEELTGRYRQNRRALAAIALTEASHMSCVANDFGYDYVFSRYVEALGRPGDVLLAISTSGNSPNVLLAAEAAKEAGMKVVSLTGKDGGKLAHISDVEIRVSHMGYADRIQEVHIKAIHIMIMLIEQLVK
- a CDS encoding ADP-ribosylation/crystallin J1, producing MRHEPSALLLYWPVDQQELDLIAASGWLEFPPRLPEQPSFCPMLQEAYAAQLARSWDNAGAGVAYVLRFAVDAEYAACFPVRSSIGGLEQQSFCVPAEELPDFNQQLLGQIEIVAMVEVA
- a CDS encoding GNAT family N-acetyltransferase produces the protein MPLRLLRHHEIDLAAWDACVSSAREVVPYAHSWWLQATAGRWDALVKTDDETGRYLSIWPLPIKRRLSGLEVYQPPFTQQLGLLTSQKQVRPAIREVWDHRSAGLRYTKIYTQFNDQNELVPAGKFSIGLGHSFLVCTHRQTYQLSLAVAYETLEVAYAADYRRRLRQLYASRLTVRATTDAEPLLTLFQETKGYEAGLKRRHYSVLRNLLVALQQRQLSEILEVWHPETKELLAAALFVKYRTRLIYLFAAASAEGKKAGAPLLLLDHQIRRYAGTPGLILDFEGGMIPSIARFFANFGATPVPYAAFSCISHRPWYLSWMR
- a CDS encoding YifB family Mg chelatase-like AAA ATPase; the protein is MLTKTFGSSVQGVNAYTITIEVVVSQGTGFFVVGLPDNAIKESQQRVEAALKFKNYRMPRTKVVVNMAPADIRKEGSSYDLPIALGILHASQQLNTELLGQYVVMGELALDGALRPIRGVLPIAIQARKEGFKGFILPKENALEAAIVNNLDIIPVETMQEAVDFLEGRQHIEPLVIDTRDVFQNTANQYAADFADVQGQENIKRALEIAAAGGHNVIMVGPPGAGKTMLAKRLPSILPALNMQEALETTKIHSVAGKLGTNSSLLNSRPFRSPHHTISDVALVGGGGNPQPGEISLAHNGVLFLDELPEFKRTVLEVMRQPLEERRVTISRAKLSIDFPANFMLIASMNPCPCGYYNHPEKECVCGPGVVQRYLNKVSGPLLDRIDLHVEVTPVTFDQMTETRRSETSQDIQQRVEGARQRQAERFREFPDIHSNAMMPSQMVKDICRINQAGHTLLKTAMERLGLSARAYDRILKVARTIADLAGTDDIRIEHLAEAIQYRSLDREGWAG
- a CDS encoding DUF2306 domain-containing protein yields the protein METFLLLNRWLHIAAGFTGFFVAPVALAVRKGGTAHRLWGRVFFWSMLVAGSTAIVSASLQGLTFLLLTGIFSLYLAQFGYRSLQHKRMGEGQQPAFYDWASGLLGLIIFLGTVAYGVLHRPFNPVPLVFGGIGVMTTVRQLLAFRRPGAWPAGQWLRNHISGFVGSYIAAVSAFSATSLKFIPFPINFLWPTAVLVPLLIWLQRRYVPTRGSSSALAAVSVSK
- a CDS encoding ABC transporter ATP-binding protein; the protein is MKTYLRILQYARPWAIFLPQYLLYTVLTIIFSIANFTLIIPLLKVLFDKTDTVKLQAPASLPTFTPTIQWVSDTFYYFFADVLADRGKLGALAFVCVVVVISVLLSNVFRYLSLRLLAKVRARVIRNLRHDLYHRIIGLQLSFFSNERKGDLMSRFTSDVQEVETSVVNTMTAVIKEPLTIVAYFVVLFHISVPLTLFTLILLPISGGVIATVAKRLRTQAKQSQSTLGTMLSVIDETLGGVRVIKAFNAQDYIKGKFEAQNDQYARTSRAIDNTRDLASPFSEFAGVSVVAGLLYFGGTLILGGQSNLTGETFIGYVILFSQVLTPAKALSSSFGNIQRGLVAGERVLSIIDTEPAIRDKPDAKVLPPFEQQIELRNLQFSYGDTPVLQDINLTIQKGKTVALVGPSGGGKSTLADLLPRFYDPTGGQMLIDGHDVRDCTIHSVRDQMGIVTQESILFNDTIFNNIRFNTQATEAEVMEAARIANAHDFITASPEGYQTVIGDRGSRLSGGQRQRLSIARAILRNPPILILDEATSALDTESEKLVQEALTRLMQNRTSLVIAHRLSTVQHADEIVVLQHGRIVERGTHEQLLRNEGGLYKRLSLMQTTNAALV